The DNA window CACAGCACAGGTGGAAAATCTGATTGGATAAAAGCTCTAATTTAGATGCAGTGGAAGCAGCGCAACCCAGGGAGAGAGTAGCAATGAAATGACATGAATAGACTGATGGGAACAGACTTTGTAAAACACATAtatcattaattaaaatatatattaaatgataaaaataaaattctgaTTCTGACAATCTCTAGACCAGCAGAGAAGGCCTTGCTGGCCCTGCCGGCCCGCCTCTGCCTTTGAAATGACTAATTAAGAAAGGGAACATCCTCTGCTTTCGTTTCTACTGCCCAGTGGCATCCTCTCTCCATCGGGTATCGCACACGGGTTTCTAGTCCTCACCGTAGATGAGCTCCAGTTGCTGTACCCGGTCCATGCTGCTCAGCGCCGTCATCAGCGGGTCCCTGCCCTCCGCCGCGCTCTCCTGCTCCGTCTTGCCCTTGTGCTCGTAGGCCAGCACCGTGTCCAACTCGTCCAGCAGGAACGGCACCTCCGCTTTGACGTAGGCTTTCTGGAACAAGAGGAGTGGTGCCCAGGGCGACATTTCAACGCTTCATCTTACTTTTTTGAGTTTGCTTCTCCCCAAACAAGCATCCCACCCCCAAACCCCCATCGCTTCTGAACTACACAAAGCATCTGATCTTTTTTGAAGGAGcactgtggtgggggggggggtgggcatACCTTGCAGTCAGTGCAGGTACACAGCTTGCTACGCCAGACGTACGGCCAGAAGATTGCTCCTTCCTTCTTCACAAAACCCTTGGCCTTCAGTTCCTGCAGTTTGCATCCTGCCGTCTCCGTCTTACACTCAGCTGCGGCCTCCATCTCATCATATTTCCTTTTGCAGCCCGTCTCCCCATTTGCCACTGCCTGGAATatgaacaaaacacacacatgggACACAAATCAAGAGGTTGATCCCAAAAAAagatccccccaccccccccaaaaaaggatAAATCTTTAAATTCCATCATCCTTCCCTTGCATGAGAAGCAGCTAAGTAATTCATACTTTCAAAACTCAAACTCATCGCAACTTGATGAAAGAGGAAAGCTTCTATTCAGCACGTACCGCCGAGATGCGATTTCATGCCAGGACGGTCCCCTGGGTCTATAGCTCTTTTCATGTCATTTTTagaatccaaaaaaaaaaaaaaaaagaccaaccaccaccaccatgcaCACAGGCAGAAGAATAGGTTAATTGTAACAAAAGAAGAATAAAAGCACAGTGCCATCTGCTGGTAGAACTGCCTATAGAATGATTTGCATTATTTTGGAGGCAGCATCTGAATATTCTGCCCGTCTGCTGGCCCGGGCAGCTGCGCAGGGCTCTTGAGAGGGTGGGAGTTGGCAGACTGCTGGTACCTTCTCCTCGCAGGCAGTGCTGGTGCAGGGCTGCTCTGCTTCCTTCTTGACGCTTTGCTTCGCCTCCTCTCCGCACCCCGGGCTCTTCTCCTCCCCGTGCTGCCCGTCCTCCACATCCACCTCCACATCCACCTCGGCCTTGCTGGGGCTCAGTCTCGTCACCGAGGGGGCTGGGCAGACACAGACGGGAAGGAAAAACAGTCAGCCGCTGATCAATTCATTTCAGCTTCCTTTCACGCCGTTTCTCGAACTCCAGTACCTGCCAGCTGTGCAGCGTAGGCCCAGAGGAAGGGGGCTCTGTCCATGCACGACCCACAGACCATCTCCTGCAGCTCGATGCTCTCGGCGGGCACGGAGCCCAGGTGCTGCAGCCAGGAACGAGACAAGACCGCCCACGTCATTGCAGAGATACCAACCACAGAACAGCATTTGCACCCGAATTGCAGCTTTTTTTCCGACCCGTGAAAAGCCCCAATCACCCTCTTCTATTGTAGAGGTCTTCATCTCCCACTCACCACCCCATTCCACTTAAACTGGGCATTTAATCCCCACTGGCAATTTTGTCGAGCCGACCCCGAACCAGGCCATGAATTGTGGGCCGCTCTCCTTACTTAGTACCTACAACTCATCATCGTGTAGAGTCGGTCTACCCTATTACTAGGTTAAACTTCTACTGCTATTTAAATACTGGAAAAACAATCTGAACAGGATTAATCTacacacaatttaaataaaattagttACAGAATGTTTCGAACAATATCCCTTCTTCATCTGTAAATTAGGTCTAACCTCTAATGTCCGTTaacttattctctctctctcagcttcaGAAGCCTTGCCCACCCAAACACCCTCTGTCTCTTGTAATGCCTGAATGCACCCCCCGTGTCTTTCATTTCTTCAGACAGTACTTCATGAAAACATACCCTGCCATGGAACCAGTCTTCACACACGATACACTGGATCATCTCGTCTGGCACCTGCAAAAGAAGATGGCTCTTGATCAGTCCACCCATTATACCCAGAACTTTGTGTGAGCGTCGCCCGACAGCCCCTCGAAGAATCTCAGAGGCAGTTTACAgtaaagctttcctttttttttttttggtcagctTGAGcgactccacacagacagatcCCTCTCCTGCGAAGTTAAACATTTCTCCACACAATGGCAGCAGGCGTTTCATTATGCACGTTTCCTAATGAGCCAAGAATACTATCCCAGTTCCTCCTCCGTCTTCTCTTTGGAGGCTTGCCATCCTACCACCTACCACACACCGTTTTGCTGAGCTTTCGCTGGCTACTGAAGAAGCATTATGTTTGATGCTCAGTCATCAATACCaagtctttttttatataaacagcTCAGCTAAGACTGTGGGGGGGGGATCTAGCTGTAATTTACTTTTGGACTATAAGAATTAATGTACCTGATCCTCAGGGTCTGGGTAAGGTCTCTCACAGGTGCAGTACAACCCAAAGAAGTTATGATTGTATTTGTTGTTGGTGTTCAGCCTGTCTTTATCctggaagaaacaaaacagaaatgctgTTTATCCTAAAGGAAGTGAAAACCAAGCAGTGTAAGCCTAGAACTTCTATTTATGTAACCGGTTCTTCTGCAATACAGCCTACATTAGGGCACTAACCCAGTTTTTCGAGGGCCACAATGGGTTGTGTTTGTTATAACAAGAGCTCAGTTTCTTAACTCACCTATTTATTTACCCAGTGCACATATGTGGCATTATTTAAAAGGTCTTTAACAGTTCATAGCTTAAACTTATTTCGATTCAAGGTACATTACCGGGAACATAATTTAATTTCTCCAGTTATTCAGCAAGTCAGACCAATTATGTTAATGAAGGTTTGGCTGGAGCAAAAGTCAGAAGCCCCTCTGGCCCTTGATTGAAACTCCTAAATGTCTCGATACAATAAACTCATTATACTGGACTAAGAGTAAAGGGGAAATGCTTACAGTGTACAGCTTGCATTCAAAGTCTTTGAACTTGCCATTTCCACAGTCACAGCGAAAATTCCTgtgcagagaaaaaaatattatgaaGATGCAAACTATTCGGTGAATTTGCATATGATGTAAATGGAGGCTTTCTTGGCCATGGTTGCCAGGCAGTGCAGTGACTGCAAGCAAACGGCAGATGGTGCCAATAATGCATAATGTCAGCATAATGGGGAATGTGTACAGATGTTCACTGAGTTAAATATATTCCATTCCACCCCATCCCAcccaacaaatataaaaaagggATTTGCCTGGTCACTGTGTTATCACAGTACAACATTCAGTGGAATTACCTAAATGGTGGTGGTTTAAATGCCTCATTAttatggtgtttttttgtttttgttttattcccaACAGGTGAAACCTCATCCTAAACGGTGTAGTGAGAGGAGAGAAGAGCGTACCTTTTGGTATAGAGCTCAAATAAGTCATGGCCTTCATGGCATTTGTAAGAGCAGGCCAGGCAAATCCCCGCCGGCTCGCCTCCTTTGGGGGTGCAGGTGTTGCAGGCATACAGAGCCTGGCGCTTCACGTAGCCCTGGAAAGAAGCACAACAGGCATGCATTTACAGTGGCAATCATCCACTGCTTAAACCCTGGGAGTGACCACAATATATAGAAATTAACAAAACCATACTTCCTTTGCTTAGCACTGAGAGGGTTTGCTGTGATTCAAACAAAAGCTGTAATGAGATGTGGTTGACCTGCACTGATCCAGAGATAAAGGCAGAATGCATTAATTGTCAGCTGAATAATTAAACTTTCGACACCCAACAGCGAATATTAAGATTGACTGTCCTCGGGTTTACCCATGCTACACTGTCTACTTTACAGGAGGACAATCTGGGGTCTCCAATCATGTCACCAGGCTGTCTTAATATAGACACTTAAGTCTCCTAACTTTTTCAAATAcgaaaacatatataaatgctAAGTTAACCTGCGTCTAGTTTATCCACAGCGTGACCGAACAGAATTAAAACAGCATGCATATTGAATCCGGCATGTTCAGATATGGACCGTGCTGTTAAAAGGGGGTTGCATTATTTGTtgttaaaaatgcataaattatACTACACCCTGCGGTCCAACCATTCAATTCTGGTGTCCACCTACATGTCGATGTCCCCTTTGTCAAATGTTTCCAAACTGCACGCAAGACATGCAAACACAATTACTATCAACGTGTCCGCACAAATGTGTCCAGGTCTGCCGTTTCAAATGCCTTAGATCGTGAATTGCAAACACTTCAGCGGGGCAGGGCGTCTTTTCCTCACCTCGGGGTAAGAGCATTTTTCGGGATCGCTGCCCCCCAAGACGGCAGAGGCTTCGTTCTCTAACTCCTCGTCTTCCTCCAAAACATCCACCAGAGAAACAGTCGCCTCATCCCCTTCATTTACCGCCATGCTTAAAAATAGAcgagaaaaaaaagaagctcGCTGTCACTTCCGGTTCCGGGTCAAAGATCCACAACACGGAAGTAGAACCAGTGCATGTGTAGTCACACATATACATcgagatttgtgtgtgtgatacttgtaaaataatgttattttctccaGCAGGGAACCTCTTCTTGCATAAATGTGGATTTATACAGTGGGTGTGAATGACACTACTATatattagaaagaaaatgtcgacataaaaaaggaataaaacatAAAGGCCGATTTCCATTTTGGTTCCGGAGCACGTATAGTGGCTGGCTATTTTGGCGGGAGTTTACAAATaacaaaagtgttttttctAAAGTGTTGTATTtcccagtttatttatttgtatgtggcATCAATACGTGCAACGTACGTATTGCAcgtacacaaaaataaaatcaaagatGCGgtgcaaaaaaaatgtaatacttgCAGGTCGCAAATGCatttacaataatataaatTTAAAACATGGAAACATTGTATAGCATGTGTAACACAGACTAGCAATTCGCTTCCAGTTACCTAATAACTCATTATAATAATTAGGCCTATTTAATAATTTCTGTGTGAAAACAgcattttgtatgtgttttattatgaaTATCGTACGTTTAGCCTCATACAGTAACTACATCTGAAAAATAAGACTGATTTCCAATATAAGGAACGTGTATAGACGCTTTGCACTGAATCgggaagtgttttgttttgcgtCCGGCTTAAAGTTCAGAGGTCAGAGTTCACAGTCATGGCAGCTTGTGAGTTGCGAGGAGAATTGAAATACAGAGATGGGACGACGAAAGAGTTTGTGGTCACATCTGAAAATAACCTCAAATCCATCCTGTTCGGGCTACAGAAATTAAGCGCAGAGGTGTCGACGGTGCTCAGTGATCTGGTGCTGCAGGAAAAGGGGCTGAACTCCGGGGCGGACAGTAATGCATCAGAGGGTAAGAGCCATGTGTCTGGGTATGGTTTGTTTTCAATTGCATGGTTACATTGAAACCATTTAGCTGTAGCGGAGTTAGCGTTTCACTCTATTTagaattattttgaattatatatccatccatccatccatccatccatccacaaTGATCCACTGCTGGCCTCCACACTCCCGCAAAGTGAATTATTTCATCTTTCCGTCCTATGTGCTCGTCTTCTAGGTGATTTTTCAtgtcttgggatccattcaataacttcctttgtccatctttgatctgatcTTCTTGCCACATATCTGACCCATTTCCATTTTAACATCTTCTCTCTgccaattattttcaaaatgttttggcTTGTTCATGGATCCatttaattttgtgtgtgtacaatatAAGTAAGAAGAATAAATAACTTAAGTTAATTGACTTGTTATTCACTTTACATATTTTGACACTTAGGGCTAAGTTGTGATAATAgataatagtaatattaatgAACTAGCATTGCTACCTTGAAACAGATCTAAATTTAGTGTTGAATATCTGTAGAACATGTTGGTCAAGGTTGGCAAACATGTAAGACTTAGAAAAATGTGGGTGTTGCTTACTTGAATAAGATTTTGACAgcacttaataaataaacaatattaataaaatccaaACCACACGCAAGCTTCTATCAAAATGCAAGTTCTTCATCAATTTTCACGTCATAAATTAAACCTAAGTAGCACCtactaactttgttttttgtttgtttaatacatGCTCTCTGTTGTTGCAAACTATTGTATTATAGACCTTTTCATAGGTAGCATTATCTAGTTCCCTTTTTCCCTTTGCTTTACAAAGGCAggcaattaattaaaatctaaaataatgaaattaatagttATAATCAATAAATATACCTCAATTTTCAGTCTGTACAATGTAGGCATTTTCATTACTTTTTGTTTCTTCAGGTTGTTTGGAAGTATATGTATGTAGATAAGGATAAAATCCAATAGGGCTTGACTGGagagtttaaaatgtaatcaccTTTCTTTGTGTTCTGTGACAGACGAGGATGAGGAGGACAGcgatgaagaggaggaggaaagcCAACCCAAAAGCAAGGGGTCCACCGTGGAACCTCCACCAAAACGACCAAAGACTCTGCAGGCGTGAAACGCAGCCAGGTGCTCTGGAGTGGGACGGAGGGAGCTCAGGTGCTTTCTGGGATAGGGACAGCTTTAGGGTACTGTTTTACTTGGACTCCTGATTGGTGACAATGGAGACTAAAGGCTTTGGTGACCCAGCACTGCGGGCCACAGTACTACGTGTTCAGTCCCGTTACGAGCTGCTGTCATTCAGAAGACCTCTGCCAGCACGTAACATTTTGCACAAGACGCTCCTCTAGCCACAGTAGCGGGGTTTTGTGTTGGGATACTTCTGGGCCGAACATTTTTCTGTTGCAGTTGTCTGTTTTTTGTTAGTCTTTTTTTTGTCATTCTTATTAAAAGGAGATCatgcaaaaatgtaataaatagacATGCAGTTGAAATCCAGCCTAGCAAGTGCACAGCAACAGGGTTCAGGAAGATGTGGGTGTCAGTTGTGTTTCAGCAGTGACATTGCTTTTCaccttttttattaattaaattagccTATCTATACACTTGTTGCTTTACTGTCTAAGTTCTGTCTCCCCGTATCCAATCTGAGCTCTCAAAGCCAAAGTGCTTTTCTTTCCTACAAGTTGAAATGCAGGGCAATACACAAGAATCAATATCTCTGCAGGTATGGTGTCTGGATACCTTAAAGGGATACTTTAagggtattttggcattttagcctgattTCTAACTCACCCAGTCATATGAATCCATGGACACCTTGTTTAATTCTGTGCGTCCAGTTTGAAGAAATCTGAATATTGTTTTGTGAGCGTAGCACAATTAGTGGAAGCAAATGTGTGTTTCACTTGTAATAAGCTTAATTGATTCCCTTTGGTATATAGCTCTTAACACCCAGAAGCGGGACACAAACTATGCCAAAAAGAGTTTGAAAAGCAACACTGTTGGCCATGCTTGTGCTTTACTGATTAAATAATCACCCAAGAGCATATCTGCTGCTTTTACAGACGCACAATTGTAAACCCCACTATTGTAATAGTTTATCATCTTAGAGGTGGAGTTAAGAAATGTATTCCAGTAGTGTGAGAGGTAGCTTCTTAGCTGTAAACCAAGATTAAACTGGCAGAATTTCAGCAGCATATAagaaaatggggaaaaaaaaacaattcatgGAACATTTATACAATTTGTCCTATTGGAACACATCAATTGTAACTTAAGGCACCATTTTCTACCAAAAAACTCAGTTTGATCTCAATAACTACTAGGAGgcatttaaaaaggaaagggggaatttttttttttttttttttatacacattttatttaaaaacaaatgaaatccaggctttttttttaaatcacagtgCAATTTGTTTGAAAAGGCAAAAAAAGTACCCCAGACATAAATATCCATTCACTGTAAAATAGTGGCAAGCCCTTACAGACTGTTTTGGAAAGAGTATGACTTTGCCTTTGAACATGtacatttaacaaaacaacctTCAGAACAGACTTAAGAAAAtcatggtaaataaataaagaccgTATCATTTTCGGCAAACTGGATGATTAATAGCGACAATCCTAAACCGAGATATAttaagagagggaaaaaaaaaaaaagtctttggTGTATTTCGATTGTGTAAAACACTTGCTCGGCATTACTGAACACTGTAGCACAAACAAGTTTGCGCGtgattttcatttcacttttatCATCGAAAAATGTGAAGGAAAGCAGTAAAATCGTTATCCAAACAAGGGTGCCAAACTCTACAGATGAACTCCACAAACACGGACAAGAGTTAAGATAAAGGAAAAACTAGGAAAGGATTCAGACATTGAAATTCAGAAGAGGAACCATTTCTCTTTAAAGCGGTCATGTTATGACCCACAGTATGTGATAAAAGTAATGTTTTGTTAatggttttaattaaatgtatttatgtaaagcACCGTATCCATGAATTTGCCTATGATGACACTGTCTTGGTATCCTGTTTCAAAGTCGAGGTTCCCGTACACCCATGCAAAGTAAAATTacataatacacatttaaaggAAAGACCCGATCGACTTTGTTCTGCAAATTGAGTGCGTAACAGGTACAGAAAATTAACTTTCAAAGATCAGTACCTTTAAAGGTTCCCAGGATTCAAAATCCTACTTTTGTATGAAAACTGACTCGGTGAAATTAGAACATGGTTCACCATAAATCCTGCTTTATAGATACATATACTCCAGGAATTTAagataaattacattaaaacagttgtgcttcacataaagtcagggaaacctttgtctttattttgtattactttccaCTATTTAATTTGCCCAATAGAATCATAGATTTGGAACGGTTTAATACGTGAGAAGGCAAAAACGTGAGGCTGTGTCCGTAAGTAAGTGTGCAAAAGCCTAAACAAGCAAGACGAGGAACACAAAGATCACCGATGAGATGGACTaagaaactggaaaaaaagatgcacaagtacattataaatttacaatacattcaaataaaatgtcataccttcaagtgaaaaatatatatagtttcaaACGTACTGAAATACTGTGCTGCTTTGCACAGTTTAGACCTACTCAACTGGTCTGGGCAGTGTGTTTACACTTGtgactttttaaataacttcTCCAAATGCCAATGCTATTCACATGCTCaaatactgtttttttgtttttgttttttttccagtgttgACATTACTAAAACAAGGCGTAGCTGTAGCTTACTAAATCACCATGTCCTGGCACACGAACTACACTTGGGACGCCAGTTTAGCCGATTAAAGCAGATCTGAAATGGTTGGAACTCGAGATTATGATCATGCGAACCAACTGTAGCCTCCCCATATACAGAGACAAAGGGATAAAagactttttgttgttgttgatattgTTTTTCAGAGGGTTTGTAAAATCCAGATTAAAACTTCCATTccttgtgttgtttttcagtgTCAAGAAATATGAACCCCATTacacaaagaagaagaaaaaaacatgagtCACCCTTCCCTTACCCACCCCCAAATAAAAAAGCTAAAACAAAACGCAGTTTCCCTTCCCCAAAAAAATTAATGTCACACTGCCGAGTCTCAGCAATGGGCAGGAGTGTGTAAATTGATCCTGACTCGAGCACCGACCAAGACTGGAACTTCACTCATACCACATGGTGGAAATCCCCAGGGATTAGTCACCCACAACCAGTCGCATCGTCCAGGCTGGTCTCCTATGTGTCGATGAGATGTAGCCGGCTGATCTGGTTGGACGCCTTGGAGAAAGTCTGGTGCCGGTTGCAGATGACGGCCAGGCAGATGGGGATGATGCAGTAGCCCACTGTTTTGGGGTCGGCGCGGGTGCAGGAGTAGAGAAACAGGAACACCTGGAGGTAGGGGATGAGGAAGATGGTGGCCCAGAGCCAGAAGGGGAAGGACAGCAGGCGCATCTTCAGGCTGTGGGCCCAGGAGGACGAAGAGGAGGTGGCTCCAGGCTGGGGCTCCTCGGGTTTCTGCTCCACGTGTTCCAGCGTCAGCCGGTTGTAGGTCTGGTTTATCTCAAAGACGTAGTAGAAGGCCGCCACGCTAGCCAGCAGGTACAGCCCCACGCCGATCCATCCCATCCGCTGACGGAAGTTCATCATTCTCCATACTCCTTCCTGCAACGGGAGAAAGGCCAGGGCAGGGCAGTTCAGAGAATGCATATGGAGGTCCTGGAGAAATCAGTACAGAAAAGGAGGTGTGCAGGCAGCGGATGACTATTTTAgctgatgagagagagagggagggagggagagagaggatggCCAGCCAGCTGTAGAAGCCAGAGAGGAGTAACAGTGTTTGCATCTCATTTTAAATGAAGTGGTCTCACAGCTACGCAAATGGAATACAAATGTGTGCCacgccattaaaaaaaaaaaaaaaaaaaaaaaaaagctgcagtGCTGAACAATTCTGTGGTGGCATGAGACTTGGTTTGGTACTTTTTTTAAGGCACTTTAACCTTACTGATTAAAATCAATGTAAAGGTATCTAGGAATGGGAGTGCTGGCTATCTTCTTAGTAGTTAGTAGtttgaatgtgtatttatttatttgcatttgtcTATCTTCTTATTCCTTTGCATGAGATTTTTCTGCGAGCCTTTGTTCCCCAGAAAAGGGTATGGCAAAACAGCTGCATTTCGTTTGGTTATACCAGTGGTAtcccaaacctgtcctggagtacctccTACCCTGCTGCTTTTccttccaactgagctctcaattacttaattgaacccttaattgaagcaaTTGGATTACACTGGACTCTTTCAATCGTGTAACTggtaaaaagttggttccttaataatttccttatacaattctAATTTTAagactctgatttaggaaattattagttcaattaagggttcaattaagtaattgagagcttagttggaacaaaaaccagcagggtaggtggtcctccaggacaggtttgagaaccactgggaTATACAATGAATACTTCCCACTTAAACACTAACAACTGGAAGGTGGCTGGGGGGAGGACACACAAACATGCTAAATACATATGGGACCTTTGTTCGTCATGCAACCAAGATACAacagctgacacacacacacacagtttaataCGTCTCAGTGTCGTTCAATCATCACACGCCTGTATCGCTGAAGTCCAGCCATTATGAAAACATGTGCATGCAGATTTCAAATCAGCTGTCACTGCTACGTTCAAACACAGCCATGACGagaatctgaaaacaaagaaaagttaCAGAAACGCGGACAGAGGGGTTAGTACGAGTCCCCGTCTCCATCATGGTCTATGGACGTCGGTATGCTATTCCAGTCGCCTTGTTTTGATCGGACCGGTTAATCAATGTCCAACGATCATGTTTATATCGCCTAACCAGAACACGCGTTATCAATATCGGAGCCACTTATACATCAAATGAACCCCCCACACTGACAGGGGAGCCCCTTCATTatgcagcagacacacacacacgatgcaTTGACATCCAATGCTCACCTTTCTTAATGGATAGAACAGTTAAATTCCCACCGGACAGCTCGCCTACATCACAGCTCAATCTCACACCGCAGACACACTCCTCTCTGCTCTTTTCATCCTGGATCCATAGATCTGTGAAATCATCTGACTTCTTCGACCAAACCACAAACTTCCTCAAAAACCCCACATCCGGGATTAGCGGAGTCTCATAGATAAATCCTCCGCTTGGTCTATATCCGCACTGGCGCCATCTGTCGGTGGGAGGATTTATTGAAATTGCTGCCCCTGCTGTCACggattatttctgtatttattattatgggGGGAGGGTCaagggttcaatcccaggtgggggacactgctgttgtacccttgagcaagatactttacctagattCCTTCCTTGTAAAATCCTAGCACTGTAAATGGGAAATTGTATGTatgtgattttaatattttgtaaatcttcaaagaAAAAGGACGCTGCAGGTAAGGGGGGAGattctttacaaaaaaaaacaatatgtgGAGTAATTTATTGTCAGATGGAAATAGTTACCCCCACCGTATTTTGTAATCCTAGTAGTAGATATtgatttagttgttttatttgttcattctggtcttcttttcttcctctttcacttcttcttcttcctcttcttctttttcttctgtatttgatgaGAGTTTCTTCTAGTCATGTGGAATTCCTGAAAGTTTAGAGTTATTGACTTGACTCGATTTCTTTTGTCAAGCACTTTGACCACTTCGAAAGATGAACAGAGATGGCAATGCTTTTTAGTCTGAAGTGAAACAGtcactaaaatgtaaaaatgtagctgtctctgtgtttgatattgTTTGTAACGTCTTCTGCTTTACAATTATATGTTTAACAGCAAGAACAGAACACACTAGGCTATTTAGGTGACAGGTGACACAGTGAATTATTGTCAGTAGATGGCGTTCTGTGAATGCTACTATTTTCCAGTTCATGACATACCTTCTCTTAAAGCTGAAGATTTTCTATACATTCATGTTACAAATTCTTAACATGTCTTTATTATAAAAGAGCAACACGCTTGAAAAGTCTGGATGCCAGCCATATATATGACACGCTTGCTGCCGTCCAGCTATGCAAACTAATTTCTTATTCTTGACACAGTTAGCAAGGGGCTGGATAAGTGTGTCAGTACTGCTGTTTGAGGAATATTTATAATCAATTGGAATGTCCAAAATAGATCAAGCATATATACAATGTTTAAATCAGATATATCATAGTTAACACTCATGACATGTCAAATTCATTACATTGGGTCTCTTtcttatatttttgtaattacttTCAGGAATCTGGTAGAAATGTGCTGTCTCATGTTGGAAGACTGTTGTAACTTGCAGAAATTATTTGCAGCTTCCCTCCCTGCCTTACTTTCTCTCGCTCTtactccctctttctctccctgggTACCCAGTCCTGATGGA is part of the Amia ocellicauda isolate fAmiCal2 chromosome 21, fAmiCal2.hap1, whole genome shotgun sequence genome and encodes:
- the ubr7 gene encoding putative E3 ubiquitin-protein ligase UBR7: MAVNEGDEATVSLVDVLEEDEELENEASAVLGGSDPEKCSYPEGYVKRQALYACNTCTPKGGEPAGICLACSYKCHEGHDLFELYTKRNFRCDCGNGKFKDFECKLYTDKDRLNTNNKYNHNFFGLYCTCERPYPDPEDQVPDEMIQCIVCEDWFHGRHLGSVPAESIELQEMVCGSCMDRAPFLWAYAAQLAAPSVTRLSPSKAEVDVEVDVEDGQHGEEKSPGCGEEAKQSVKKEAEQPCTSTACEEKAVANGETGCKRKYDEMEAAAECKTETAGCKLQELKAKGFVKKEGAIFWPYVWRSKLCTCTDCKKAYVKAEVPFLLDELDTVLAYEHKGKTEQESAAEGRDPLMTALSSMDRVQQLELIYEYNDLKTELKDYLKRFADEGKVVTSEDIQRFFEELRSKKRRRMSGGQYYCS
- the LOC136716871 gene encoding uncharacterized protein LOC136716871 — translated: MAACELRGELKYRDGTTKEFVVTSENNLKSILFGLQKLSAEVSTVLSDLVLQEKGLNSGADSNASEDEDEEDSDEEEEESQPKSKGSTVEPPPKRPKTLQA
- the tmem251 gene encoding lysosomal enzyme trafficking factor, whose translation is MMNFRQRMGWIGVGLYLLASVAAFYYVFEINQTYNRLTLEHVEQKPEEPQPGATSSSSSWAHSLKMRLLSFPFWLWATIFLIPYLQVFLFLYSCTRADPKTVGYCIIPICLAVICNRHQTFSKASNQISRLHLIDT